Proteins encoded within one genomic window of Amycolatopsis sp. 2-15:
- a CDS encoding AAA family ATPase: protein MKIAFVGKGGSGKTTLSSLFVSYLADAGKPVLAIDADINQHLAVALGATEEEALAWPTLGDNMGLIKDYLRGDNPRIPSASAMIKTTPPGRGSRLVTPFEDNPVTDACFRFLGDVRLGVTGQFDEDDLGVACYHSKVGAAELLLNHLVDSPGEYVVMDMTAGADAFASGLFTRFDVTFLVCEPTLRSVGVYRQYADHARDFGVHLVAVGNKVTDAEDVAFLQSSLGPALLGWLESSGHVRAGERGASRPIGELEPHNLETLASMLSTVDGVTRDWARYQRQAVDFHLRNARAWGNGRVGEDLEAQVDPVFVLGPGVSTSL, encoded by the coding sequence GTGAAGATCGCGTTCGTCGGCAAGGGCGGCAGCGGGAAGACCACGCTCTCGTCGCTGTTCGTCTCGTATCTGGCCGACGCCGGCAAACCGGTGCTGGCCATCGACGCCGACATCAACCAGCACCTCGCCGTCGCCCTCGGCGCGACCGAGGAGGAAGCGCTCGCGTGGCCCACGCTGGGCGACAACATGGGCCTGATCAAGGACTACCTGCGCGGTGACAACCCGCGGATCCCGTCCGCGTCGGCGATGATCAAGACCACGCCGCCGGGCCGCGGATCGCGCCTGGTCACGCCGTTCGAGGACAACCCCGTCACCGACGCGTGCTTCCGGTTCTTGGGCGACGTGCGCTTGGGTGTCACGGGCCAGTTCGACGAGGACGACCTCGGCGTGGCCTGCTACCACTCGAAGGTCGGGGCCGCGGAGCTGCTGCTCAACCACCTGGTCGACAGCCCGGGCGAGTACGTGGTGATGGACATGACCGCCGGCGCCGACGCCTTCGCGTCCGGCCTGTTCACGCGCTTCGACGTGACGTTCCTGGTCTGCGAGCCGACGCTGCGCAGCGTCGGCGTGTACCGCCAGTACGCCGACCACGCGCGCGACTTCGGCGTGCACCTGGTGGCGGTGGGGAACAAGGTGACGGACGCGGAGGACGTGGCTTTCCTGCAGTCTTCGCTGGGCCCGGCGTTGCTGGGCTGGCTGGAGTCTTCGGGCCACGTCCGGGCCGGCGAGCGCGGCGCTTCGCGTCCCATCGGGGAGCTGGAACCGCACAACTTGGAGACGCTCGCGTCAATGCTGTCAACGGTCGACGGCGTGACCCGCGACTGGGCTCGCTACCAACGCCAGGCAGTGGACTTCCACCTGCGCAACGCTCGGGCCTGGGGCAACGGCCGGGTCGGCGAGGACCTCGAAGCGCAGGTGGACCCGGTGTTCGTGTTGGGGCCGGGGGTTTCGACGTCTTTGTGA
- a CDS encoding magnesium transporter, which yields MNTVWTLAFVLSFAAGWHALKRRIKEGPKPGGRRQPSRRAAMLAVITILGLQTVLMAPSANAAACGESPNPERPGSGMVGAIDPPEGHGEPGSAYIDYSYAGMVWNTYQTNCTALSAIASPSSTIDTWAGNQLFNIGKNIVGATNSLHYTVLEGGLLNPIYSAVKSGAEKVYNNIYAQLFGLVALILSIMLFRQIWRGDLAAVSKRALYALAGVWLAASSLAMLRYFDPIDKAIVQTTTNIQAGFVDESSDRIVRDILPTNLHTQIVYDNWLRGEFGSPTAPQADQFGKPLLDAQAFTRDQLVNGDDGKQNVVDAKKAAFKDISGKLGPATGYFTGESGGRTGAGFLALGQSVVYSLFQLLAKASVLLAQVLIRLFTLTAPLIGLVALLHPDILRRVLKVAGGIAFNLVVLSVLAGVHALLLQAIFDAGNSLNLLTQMVLAGLITVLLFLVGRPVRRLWQMVEMSVNVVGAAVPSPNGGIFSRFRKKTGPSPQDEFWQNVRETDDVVDGEARGPMGATVGGGRYRPEAAVFASAQRLDNGSRSARPAAAWSGAPWPGAVGSAGERAALTTGGGGAPVFSQYNPVTGEPGDYVVGGRRVPTRESRRVDTSPVADRRWSDEQEPVVVPSRMSSTDRGYASPESIPEQAGVYTPPGIRAQPRRVDPEVVAGKPVFVLYRPSRGIEVRDTDQLMGR from the coding sequence GTGAACACAGTCTGGACGCTGGCGTTCGTCCTGTCGTTCGCCGCCGGCTGGCACGCCCTGAAGCGGCGCATCAAGGAAGGCCCCAAGCCAGGCGGCCGCAGGCAGCCGAGCCGGCGGGCCGCGATGCTCGCCGTCATCACGATCCTCGGGCTGCAGACGGTGCTCATGGCACCGTCTGCCAACGCCGCGGCCTGTGGTGAGTCGCCGAACCCCGAGCGGCCCGGCTCCGGCATGGTCGGCGCGATCGACCCGCCGGAAGGCCACGGTGAGCCGGGCAGCGCGTACATCGACTACAGCTACGCGGGCATGGTCTGGAACACCTACCAGACCAACTGCACGGCGCTGTCCGCCATCGCCTCGCCCAGCTCCACGATCGACACGTGGGCGGGCAACCAGCTGTTCAACATCGGCAAGAACATCGTCGGCGCCACCAACTCGCTGCACTACACCGTGCTCGAGGGCGGGCTCCTGAACCCGATCTACAGCGCGGTGAAATCGGGTGCGGAGAAGGTCTACAACAACATCTACGCGCAGCTGTTCGGGCTCGTCGCGCTGATCTTGTCGATCATGTTGTTCCGCCAGATCTGGCGGGGTGACCTCGCGGCGGTGAGCAAACGGGCGCTGTACGCGCTGGCGGGGGTGTGGCTCGCGGCGTCGTCGCTGGCGATGCTGCGGTACTTCGACCCGATCGACAAAGCGATCGTCCAGACCACCACGAACATCCAGGCGGGCTTCGTCGACGAGAGCTCCGACCGGATCGTGCGCGACATCCTGCCGACGAACCTGCACACGCAGATCGTCTACGACAACTGGCTGCGCGGGGAGTTCGGTTCACCGACCGCGCCGCAGGCCGACCAGTTCGGCAAACCGCTGCTCGACGCGCAGGCGTTCACCCGCGACCAGCTCGTGAACGGCGACGACGGCAAACAAAACGTCGTCGACGCCAAAAAGGCCGCCTTCAAAGACATCTCCGGCAAGCTCGGCCCCGCCACCGGCTACTTCACCGGCGAGTCCGGCGGCCGCACCGGTGCCGGGTTCCTGGCGCTGGGCCAGAGTGTCGTCTACTCGCTGTTCCAGTTGCTGGCCAAGGCTTCCGTGCTCCTCGCACAGGTCCTGATCCGCCTGTTCACGCTCACCGCGCCGCTGATCGGCCTCGTCGCGTTGCTGCACCCGGACATCCTGCGGCGCGTGCTGAAGGTGGCCGGCGGGATCGCGTTCAACCTGGTGGTGCTGTCGGTGCTCGCGGGTGTGCACGCGCTGCTGCTTCAGGCGATCTTCGACGCCGGCAATTCGCTCAACCTGCTCACGCAGATGGTGCTGGCCGGCCTGATCACGGTGCTGCTGTTCCTCGTCGGGCGGCCCGTGCGGCGGCTGTGGCAGATGGTCGAGATGTCGGTCAACGTGGTGGGCGCGGCCGTGCCTTCGCCCAACGGCGGCATTTTCTCCCGCTTCCGCAAGAAGACCGGGCCCTCGCCGCAGGACGAGTTCTGGCAGAACGTGCGCGAGACCGACGACGTGGTCGACGGCGAGGCGCGCGGCCCGATGGGCGCGACCGTCGGCGGCGGGCGCTACCGGCCCGAGGCCGCGGTCTTCGCCAGCGCGCAGCGGCTCGACAACGGGTCTCGCTCCGCGCGGCCGGCCGCCGCGTGGTCGGGTGCGCCGTGGCCCGGCGCTGTGGGCTCGGCCGGCGAGCGCGCCGCGCTGACGACGGGCGGCGGTGGCGCGCCGGTGTTCTCGCAGTACAACCCGGTCACGGGCGAGCCGGGCGACTACGTCGTCGGCGGCCGTCGCGTGCCGACGCGGGAGAGCCGGCGCGTCGACACATCACCGGTGGCTGATCGGCGTTGGAGCGACGAGCAGGAACCCGTCGTCGTCCCGTCGCGGATGAGCTCGACGGACCGCGGTTACGCCTCGCCGGAGTCGATTCCCGAGCAGGCAGGCGTTTACACGCCACCGGGCATCCGCGCGCAGCCGCGCCGGGTCGACCCGGAGGTGGTCGCGGGCAAGCCCGTTTTCGTGCTGTACCGGCCCTCCCGCGGCATCGAGGTCCGCGACACCGACCAGCTCATGGGGCGGTGA
- a CDS encoding C40 family peptidase, with the protein MKIAILVAVLVAAVFATVLTASTVTKVVVDQQEAAAGGILNTSCDAAIGPTQPGQPETGAGQAQDLDNEQRGIVSLIISIGKQRSLAPRAWQVAIQAGMTESHLHNLSYGDRDSLGIFQMRPSMNWGSVAQVTDPNYAINKFYDVLLAVPDWQNERPGEAAQAVERSGFPDRYHQWEAMASVLIENLGQVVDASGCGQGLGAALPPSQAAAQAIKFALGEQGKPYVWGATGPDSYDCSGLMLRAYESAGVILPRVSQDQYKAGAMLPVREAQPGDLIFLATDPADPSTIHHVAMYLGDGKIVEAQQTGVPVHVRPFSFDEAEVVPQAVRPGV; encoded by the coding sequence GTGAAGATCGCGATCCTCGTCGCGGTGCTGGTCGCCGCTGTCTTCGCGACGGTGCTCACCGCGAGCACCGTGACGAAAGTCGTGGTGGACCAGCAGGAAGCCGCCGCGGGCGGGATCCTCAACACCTCCTGCGACGCCGCGATCGGCCCCACTCAGCCCGGCCAGCCGGAGACCGGTGCGGGGCAGGCGCAGGACCTCGACAACGAGCAGCGCGGCATCGTCTCGCTCATCATCTCCATCGGCAAGCAGCGCAGCCTTGCCCCGCGCGCGTGGCAGGTGGCGATCCAGGCCGGCATGACCGAATCGCACCTGCACAACTTGAGCTACGGCGACCGCGACTCGCTCGGAATCTTCCAGATGCGCCCGTCGATGAACTGGGGCAGCGTCGCGCAGGTCACCGACCCGAACTACGCGATCAACAAGTTCTACGACGTGCTCCTCGCCGTCCCCGACTGGCAGAACGAACGCCCGGGCGAAGCCGCGCAGGCCGTTGAACGCTCCGGTTTTCCCGACCGCTACCACCAGTGGGAAGCCATGGCTTCCGTGCTGATCGAGAACCTGGGCCAGGTCGTCGACGCGTCCGGCTGCGGCCAGGGCCTCGGCGCCGCGCTCCCGCCCAGCCAGGCGGCGGCGCAGGCCATCAAGTTCGCGCTGGGGGAGCAGGGCAAGCCCTACGTGTGGGGTGCGACCGGTCCCGACTCGTACGACTGCTCGGGTCTCATGCTGCGCGCTTACGAGTCTGCCGGTGTGATCCTGCCGCGCGTCTCCCAGGACCAGTACAAGGCCGGCGCGATGCTCCCGGTGCGCGAGGCGCAGCCCGGTGACCTGATCTTCCTCGCGACGGACCCCGCCGACCCGTCCACCATCCACCACGTGGCGATGTACCTGGGCGACGGCAAGATCGTCGAGGCCCAGCAGACGGGCGTGCCCGTGCACGTGCGCCCCTTCTCCTTCGACGAGGCCGAAGTGGTGCCGCAGGCGGTGCGCCCCGGCGTCTAG